The Clavelina lepadiformis chromosome 3, kaClaLepa1.1, whole genome shotgun sequence region ACATCGTCAGCTCCATCACTTCGTGCAGCAGAGTTAATAATCAGCGAAGGACTTTTCTTAACTTCATCGAAGTAAACAATCCTCCACACATCGGTCGTCCAGCTTGCTCTGCATCCCGTTTCGAGAACGTACATCGCTCCGAACCCATCGCATGACACGCACAGTGTCGGTGAtggaaaataaacactagGTGGCAGTCTATCAGTATCAACTGCAATCTCTGAGCCAAAACTGAAGACAACCTTTGACGGTTCGATGTGAGTCTCTAGAGGAATGTGAAACCTCCGAAGGCAGAAAGTAGAatccacaaaataaacattttccttGTTCCAAGGATCAAGAATCAGATAATTGTGTAAAGtgaagcattttattttttcataagAAAATTCCTCATCGCCCGCATTGACTTGATATACACCGTCGGGAATTGCAGCTTTGTATGATGGCAGCGGGTTTAATGACAACTTGTAAGATTCAAATTTTGAATCGATTAATTTACGATCTGGTCGAAGTTCCACCAACGCCGGCTTCTTCACCTTATCAGCCATTTCCTAAATTTAGAATCAATCTGTAACACATTTGCTCAAATTTTAGtgaaagcaacaaaatatTGCAGTGTAGGTCgtctttatttttgcattctGTCTTGAGAAATACCAAAAAACGGAATCATGAAttgaaaatgacaaattaTGGAATTACATGGACCCACTGAGCAAGAGCAGATGGAAGAAGCAATTGCGGCCAGCGGTGCCAAAACGACACTCGACAGACCCGCAGGTCAAGGTGGTTCTAAAATGATAAGATTTAGCGACATAAATATGGTTTTGGTTGCGTTTCTTCATGTCACCCCATCGTGTGGCAGGCATTCAAGTTTCGAATGAACCAGAAGGTCACACTGCAGGACTCTTGGTGGGTGGTTATTGACATCACATAACACAATTTCCCAACAAAAATACTTCTCATGCAATGCACTACACGTGCACTTATAAAGTACAAGTTAAGTTCCTGGCCCTTTTCAACCAAGGTAGATAAACCacacaaaaataaagaaatatgGTAATTCACATCGCTATTATTCATTCAGTTAAACTCAAACTTAGGTAAAGAGGCAACATTCTTAGATCAAGCAAGCAtgttaatgacgtcattattacTAATACAGGCGTATACTGATATTAGCATGGTATCTGCAGTTATAAATAAGTTATGTTAAATTGATAATTGCACACCACAACAGAAAGCATGGAACTGCCCTCAACGCTTTTCAAGACTCTGCTTGGTGCAGAAAAATGTCTCTTTTTTTACCACCAACAAGAGGTTTAGGTTAGTTCTCGTTGCAGACTGCAACATGCACATTTATGCAGTACATTTATTTTACACCCGGCACACCTCCAACAAGACATCTAATCAAATCGAGAAGTGCCTcccatcaatcaatcaaaccATCCAGCCTGGGTGTAAAATCCGATATAATTTGCACACCTTATACCTGAAACTGTTGAAAGTAAAAGATCTTGAGAGAAGAAATTTTGtgtaaagaaacaaaactaTTGGCATGCATTTTGCGACTGCACAGTCCAGACTGCAAAGTTTGGCATAAGGTGCACTCAATACCTGAATAACCTGCTTTTCATGAGTTTCAGTCAGTCAGTGCATTATTTCGCATCtaatgacttggacagaaTTTCTGTGAACTTAACTTTTAACTGATTTAAAGACTGAATTAGTCAACGTGTGTACATTTCTGTGTAACTGCGCACCTAAGTGTTCAATTTCATTGCATCTAAGCTTTTTTGGTTGTTTAGCGCACCTAAGATCTTGCTGATTATAAAACGATCATACTCCACAGTCCTTAGTGGAAAGATTGGCGCCTGCATGCCTGATTTCGAGAAGAAAACTGTCGcacttttaaaatttccaaATTCGGTAACAGTCGGTATAATAGACGCTGCCTatcaaatttattcaaattaatCTCGTTCAGTCTTTCtagttttaatataaaaagttatTCAGTCTTTCTAGTTAGACTATTAACATCAAAATATGCTCAAGTAGACAAGCCTTAAGCACTTAAACTAGCCTTAGGCCTAAGCATAAAAAACTTATTTCACTTGTGATACCAAAATGTACCACATGTGCCATTGTGTGGAAACATTCCTATACccactataggcctatacctgCTTCGCAAAATAGTAACACAGTAAGAAAAGACTCTTCCAGTGTATACCGTAGTAATTACTGATGCTACTGTGACAACGTGAATAAATTTGCTGCATTTGACAGTAAATTATAAGATCAAAgtcaataattttaaaagcaattaaaaatataacaaacgCAATTTCTgacataaaaaaacttttttgtctgaaaataatttccaatGAAGTTATTCCTTCTATGAATGAGAACTACCTCAATAattcatagaaatcatattcTTTCACAATTTAACAATTGCTTCCTTCCATGCAAACAATCAAAAGATgatgaaatatatttattggAATAGTGCacctttaattaaaatatgtgcggatattttatgaaatgaaaatacagCCGAAAACCATTTCATGAATCATGATGacactttacaaaaaataactaagcaaaaatattatttaagatTCCGTAATAGGCTTGAGAACATCACTGAGATGACAATTTATGGCACTTGCAACTTCCAACTAAAGATTTGCTGTTTACCATAAAtgcaaaagttaaagttaTCATTTCTTAGGTTTAGCAACAGTTGCTGGTTTTAGTTAGTTGAAGAGAAAAAATCACAGATACACAGCTATGGGAAAACGcccaataaaaatttatgttatataATGAAATTACACATATGTCCTATTTACACCTCAAGAAACtttaaataattgcaatataatAACTGCATGTGCATAGcatgtaaaaaattacaaaactagtATTGGaacaaagcaaattaaaaattatcagGCAGCATTTTATAGGGATTTAAGATTCCTTTTGGATCAAAGAGCTGCTTTattttcttcatcatcatAATCTCTTCCTTGGACTTGGTATAAGCCATGTACTGCCTCTTTTTGAATCTGAAACATTGCAATGTGTCTGGATAACTTCAGTTTGTTTCATGCAAATTGACAACAAATTTCAGGATATGAATAAAGATTCCGGAAATAGAAAGAGCAAATACCCGAGCCCATGCTCAGCACTGACACTGCCTTTATGCCTGGACGTCCATTCATAGACAAACGGTTCAACGGCAGAGTGAATGTCACGGCTGTATTTCTCACAGGTTATGTTTAAATGCAGGTTGCCGTCGCCTGTTGTTGTTAAAACTTACATGAACACTAAGTTGTGTAAAATATCTTAAAGTGTAGCATGTGCAAGGCTGTTAGATGGAGAAATTAGACACATAGTTGAACATGTGATATGGTGAAATTATCCACTTTTGCAACAGAACTAAAAGTTCATAGATTTAGTTCTAAATCGATAAAGCCAGGTACTATGTCACCTAAATGTCCATAACCAACaacacttttgcaaattcCTTTCAAGTGTTCCCTTGATGCTCGCACCAGATCGTACATTTTATCTGTTGGCAGCGAGAAATCATATTTAAAATTGTAACCGTCATGCAACATCGCTTCTGCCATCCTCTCTCGTAAGCCCCATATTGCCTACGACATTGACAATTGATATGAGTATGGTATACATGCAATTCTAAAAAATCCTATTACATCACTCCGTTGTTTTACATATGTTTGATCAAAGGCTCTAAACAAGAGGACAATGCTTCACACAGACACAATATAACCTCCATCTTCGTATAATCTGTGGCAAGTGTTCCATCATCAGCTATCCCTGCATCCATCACCTCCTCCAGGAACCGGCCCAACTTCTCCTCATCATGGGAAGCATTTGATCCTGGATGAAAGAAATTGTTGGAAAATAAACTCCCTGGTCGACACAAATGGCAAAAACACATTGTGGTGCATTTATTGGAAGGCATCAATCGACGAAAAAGATGTGTTGGTTTGATAtaacaatctttatcctcggtcTATGCATGAATGAAACCAAGCGATGAATCCTCATTGCTTGAGCACTGGTTATCAAGTTAATCTTTgcgcaagttccgattgtcacatattttatttttgattttttaaatttattttatattgtcCGAGCTGACCACCAGATCCACTGAACAGGAACAAGTGTCGTTAATAAGCTCAAGGGAATTACAATGACATAACgtcactgggtatcgaactcAAAACACGAGCCACACATTTTGTGAGTCCAGCACTCTAAACACTCCAGTCGTGTTAATAGAAATGCAGGTACAAGTGGTTTACAACAATTATTGAGAcagattatgacatcactatttACATTGTGGTGCTTAAAACTGAATTTACCTGATGTTTCGATGAGAATATAAAACGGACAATCAGCAATTGGGTTGGTCATGTTAAGGTGGTGAGTAACATTCCGCATACATTCCGAGTCCATGAACTCAACAGCCGATAAAATCTCACCTAAGTCTTTACGAGCACAttgctgaatttttaaaactttctcgAATGATTCCACCCCtataaattgcacaaagtaGAATAACTTTGATGGTAAAGTTACATCTTAAGCtctttttaaaataagaataattaaatgaacttaaaatGCAATAAAGCACAAATCAAAGACCAGATGTGTTTATTTGTACCAGTGGTAACCAACCTTCCCTATGTGCAGACACCTAGCAGTACAAATCTTTCCTTTACAGACCCCAACATTAAAGTTGCTTATGGTGTTACATATTAAAGTAAAGTGagaaattaaagtataactcGCAGACCCTATTTCCACCTTCGCAGACCCCCAGGCTGGAAACCACTGACGTATATATTAGCAGTCAAAGTGTACCGAGAAAAGCGACATTCACAGATGCAGGCTTCTGAGGGCAGAGGATGGAGAGAGCGGTGACCACCCCGAGTGTTCCTTCCGACCCGATCATCAACTGCTTCAGGTCATACCCGGTGTTGTCCTTGCGTAACGTCGACAGACAATCAAGCACCTTGCCGTCTGATAACACCTGaacaaatattgaaatataaaaaaaacctTCAATTGTTTTGAATGTAACATTAATAGGATGGTTTAAGCCAGACACAAGAATCTTAATTCACTGGCGTACAATTCATtagtaaaataattataaatgcCCAAGTCAAATGGTTTAAGTTACCTTAGTTAAAAACTTAATACTTTTAGTAGAATTACATCACTATGAATGCTAAGTGGCATACTGTCAGCTTCTCAGATCACATTTGACAAaacagtttttgaaaaaataaattacgatGCAATTGTGcgtatttttgttgaaatgaaTGAATGCAAATGTTGATGTAATTCGGAGCTTTCAAACAACTCACTACATGACCaagaatgaaaacaaaacacagaGTTGTGCATTCGGCaatatttcattcatttttcatcattttacagcaaaaaaacatttcaacaggTGGCGCTATAGCTGTGTTTTATTACACAATCGCATTTAACAGAGGCCTActaacaaaatgaaatgacaGCGTAACCGTGCACAAAAAGACATTTCCATGCAAATCGCTTGAAATATGCAGCTggtttaaagcaaaaaaaagatcaacaaaaGTAACATCACAAATAAACTAGTCATACGTAGGAATTACATAACTAGTAATATAAAGTGTTGGTAAGTAaggaattaattaattattgattaattatataaatatatataattctAATATATAATCATAAAATAATCAATTAGTGACTCATATAATTACTGCTTCAACTCCTAGTACAGTGCCACGTAGCGATCCATATCTCAATAATCTGAGTCCCCCGGCATTGGTGGAAATATTTCCCCCCAGGTGGCAACTTCCTTTCGCACCAAGGTCCAGTGGAGCAATCAGACCATGACCTGCAAGCTCCTTATTGGCTGTTTCCAAAATGCAGCCGGCCTGGCACACCAATACACCTGACAGAATGAAGCTCAATGACAGAATGAACGGCAAAATCGAGAGATTACGTTTTTAAGCAGTTTGCAACGATATCTGTGGATTTTCACCTGAAATTGGAtcaattgaaattattttgttcattCTTTGTGTCGAGAGAATCACTTCGTCAAACACAGGAACACTTCCACCCACAAGCCCAGTGTTTCCACCCTTAAAATGattgaatttaaaacaatacGGGCAACAATTACTGAAAAACTTGAAGTCTTAAAAAGTTGACGCAAGTGAAACTCCGACAAACCTGTGGACAGACAGCCAGGTTTCTTTCATTACAATGTTTCAATATTTCCGACACTTCTTTGGTGGACTTTGGCTTCACCATGAGCTTTATGGCCATGTTAATTTTTCAAGaacataaataataacaaacaaatggaaaaaatGCTTTCGCTGTATATAGATAATGAtttaaacaccaaaaaatctGTATTTGAAGCAAAATTGCATTATTGGAGGTAAGCAGTTGTGTTCGTTGAAAAAATAAGATGCTTAAATAAAGTAAGGCGATAGATTATATAGTTACACATCGGTGTAGCAAATGGCTTTGACTGATGACTATGACTTCtgcaaaactaaaataatcTTGCATTTCTACATGAAAAATTgaatgcaaaaaatttatgttggGATAAATCCTTAAAACTCAATTCTGATATGAAAATAAGAGACCCACGACTTTAAGATTAAGAAGAAAGAAGATGACTAATATTGCAAAACATatctaaacattttacaaaatattccgtaaaattttgctgtaaaataaTCGAAATCAAAATAATCGCTTGTATTAAATTAAGAGTTTTGTTTGCACAACTCATTGAAAGTTTAAGTGCCactaaaagttaaattaaattctGCAATCTACACAAGAAATCATTAATTCTTACCTTACTTTGCCCTCGAACAGTTTTCAACCAGTCAATATTATTTCCCTCCAAATCGCTTGGATCAGCAACAACGTGTGAACATCCGACGATGTCACTAAATATGCTGATGTCTTCCGAGGCAATTTCTCCATAGTTTCCCCTGGAATAGtcaaaaatagtaaaaaacttaagaaaaaattgcaatgcTGCGGCATCATATCTTATCATAGTTGACAGTTGcggaaaaaattaaaaattttaatttgttaaaataattgattttgtttttccaaaaaacttaatcaagttgataaagaagaaaaaaaaacaaaagtttccaATTTCCAAGCAAATCATAATCTACATGGCTGCAGGCCTATTACGGTACGAGCTTAGAAAATGACCTTTCAACTTTGTAAGTGTCCGACGTCAGTGGTGTTTGACTGAAGGCGGCTCGGACATTTCTGATTAAACTTTTACTTGCAGCAAACTTACTTAAAGCTTGAAGGAGACGCATTACTGGACGCACGCATAGAAGCCTCTGCAAAATCTAATTCTACTTGGAGTAAGCTTTACTCCGTCACAAACACCGGCACGCTTGTCCACTTTATGCGACTGCAGAACTCCGGTGcattaaaatataacaattgATGACGGGAGTGTTTGCTTTGTGGGGAGTTACCCTGTGGCGATACAATCAAATAAcacttcaaaattattttgtagcTTTAAGGAGCGAAGTCCCAGTTTAATATCGACATGGGATGAAAGTTCATTCAGTGCCAGTGCCATTCTACAAGCTGAATGCGGGGGAAAAGGAAACAGTACGAGTCAACTGATGCTGAATATATCTATATTAACAGTATATTTGACAAGTTGTCCCCAGGTTTCTCAGCTGGAGGTCTCAATGTTATTCGATAACGTAACCTGCTCCATGGAACTGGACACGGGCTCTCAAGGAAGTTTTTTATCTGCGTCCATATGGGAGCAGTTGGCCAGTCCTAAACTGAGGAGACCAGACTTCAGCTACCACTTAGCTTCGTCTCACCCAATGCCTGTAAAAGGATGTTTAACTGCAACAACGGTGTCACCAACATCGGCTACGGAAGCAGATGTAACCTTCACGGTTTCAGCAATTCCCGGGCTCAACCTTCTCGACCGGGACGCAGCTAAAGAAATGGAATTTTCCTTAGCCCGCATGCTCTATCCCGTTGCAGTGTGATGCCGACTCAACATAGTCACCGGTATCGAGATGCCCGAACAAGGTGGACTGAGCGGATACGAGCTGGAAGTGCAGTTTTAGGCCGATACCAAACCTATGTTCTGCAAACCAACATCAGTTCTGATAGTTTAGCAAGAGAACATCAACAAAGCATGAAACGTCGGGATTGCAAAGGGCACCTGGACACGAGCTATGTTCAACTGTTGGGGCAGCCCGATAGTTCCTGTACGTAGAGCCTTGCTGCAAGGAGAATCCAAAGCtacaattaaagtttttgGAGGTTATTTCATCTCAGTCACTGGCCAGCTGGAAGCTCATCGCCATCTCCTACCACTTCCGGAAGAGTTACTGCGAAAGCTTGATAGATTCTGTTTTTCAAAGATTAACCTGGCTGACGTTCACCATCAGATTGGACAAATATCTGGAGAGTGACAAGCGACTGGCTTTCAATAATTATCGAAGAGTTCTGCTGCAGAACTGCTTAACGTTCAGCATTTCTTCAGCCCATGAAGATTTTCATGCACAATATAGATGGTGGGTGACTTTAGTTGAGGTAAGATACAAGGGTagataatttttaacaaagaaTTTGTAACCAGGTTTATTTCTGAGATATCTGGCAGAAATATCCAAAATCCCAATCCCAAAATTTATCTTCAATTTTTGTTCTCTCAATAATGAGAACTCAGATAAACATGTGTTGAGGTTAAACAAAAGAATGTTGCTTATTAAGAATTTTATGCTGATTTGTgttacagaaaacaaaaatgtttggttgTAAACAAGAACTTGTATATGAAAACAGTAATTCGTTGCACTACTTGTTACGCTGATAAAAATCTAGAATTTTAAGATTGTAAACAAAAGCACTATCTGTCAGTTAAACATTCTGGCCAACATTACAGCGATCCGTCTTTTACTGTAGAAGTCTTTGTTCTGGTTCGTGCACTATCCTGGCACGTTGACCTTTGTGGCGTCATTAGAGGACTTGTGAGCTTAAACTGTGATTGTGACTTAAACGTGATGCTTGGATCACCAGGACAACCATAACCAGCAATTCAACCATTGCAGACTTATGGACTTAAAGTTATACGTGGCTCCAACCGCCACTGGGTCATGCGGGATATTGTCATTTATGAAAATTGGTTTTCGGGAAACCGTTGTGTAAACCCATCCAAATACTAGTGACGTTCTGCACACAGATTTCACATTGACACGTCATTAAAATGACTTGGATACAATTCTGTATGACACAGATTCTGCTCAGTAACTGTTGGtgataaaaagaaacaaaacttcagctaatttttgttgttgtgttgAGCGTTGATTTCAAGATAGGCTACATCGGTAGTTATCTAATAACATGATTCTCACAGTTTTTGTTGGCGATCGCAATAATAATGGATGGAATTTATATATTCATGGAGATTTCGCATTTTTGTCAATGACAAGGAAAagacaaacaaataaatgatcatcaatcaatcattttattttttgtcaaaagcgcGGGGGGacgaaaaaaatcaaaccgGTTGTTACTGGCATATGCCAATGAACGGGAAAAGAAACAAAGCTTAAAAAAATAAGGTAATAGTTGTTGATAAGAACTAGCAcagccactaaacctataaagtatgtttttattttattccaaTCTTCCTTGTGATTTTATTCATTAATTGTTCGTGatcatgtgttttattgtgatataactacaacggtgaGCATCCTAAgtttcgctccgcacagtcAATGGCGATAAATAAACGGTACGATAATCTTGGGCGACTCTACGCGACGCCATTTCGCTCAAAGTGTCTATTTTTACTTTCCGCTAATCGATTAGGCGCTGTTGGTTTTTGTGCAGTAGGTTGGAATTTCTCGATGATTCCGTGTCCAGTTTCAGGTGTGTCGCGTTTGCTTTAAGGTTCGCTTGGTTGTCTTAAAAATAGCCCATGCCTCGTCATCATATTTTTCTTACCGGTGTACCGGGTGTGGGGAAAACCACTTTAATTAAGAAAATTGTAAAAGCCCTCCAGGACAAAGGACGCATCTTGAACGGATTTTACACCGAAGAGTTGCGGGAAAACGGTTCCAGAACCGGGTTCGACGTTGTGAGCTTAGATGGATCGCGTTCCCCTCTGGCAAGAATACGGAAAGATGCAACTTATAAGAAACAACCCACGGTTGGAAAATATGCTGTTAAATTGGATGAATTTGAAAGAACAGCGATCCCATTGTTAAAACACGAAGTAAGAGCTGACCGAAATGTCGTGGTTGTTATTGATGAAGTTGGAAAAATGGAACTATTTAGTAAAGTTTTCCAGAGCAAAGTTTCCCAATTATTAAATTGCAGTGAAGTTGTTGTTCTGGGGACAATACCAGTCAAGAAAAGTTTTCCCATACAATTTGTTGAAGAAATAAGACAAAGGGCTGATGTTAGagtttttgaaataacttttcagaatagaaataacatttttgaagaaataataAATTCGCTTCTTGTTTAAtgaaaatgactccatttttTGATGCTTTGGCGTCGCTCTCGTTTATGGTTGAATGCATTTCTAGGTCTATACAGGTCTATAGTTCAATACTTTCTACTCAGCCAATAAATCTTGTGCTAGCCTACAGTTTGTTGGCTTAGGTTTTACCTATAAATACAACTTAACTCCCCTGTAATATATTTTGCACATTTATATACATTTAGTGGTGAACTGTGCAATTAGATTACAGGTTAGGTCAACTGATTAGGCCTATTTAGGCTATTTAGTTTCGTGACTACTGGGATCACATGTTATATAAATATTTCTCTTTATAAAgttattaatgtttattagttgCTTTCAATTTTAGTGCTGATAGATTATGTGAGAatttacttttcaaaattatgaCAACATTATCGAGCATGCTTCGGCGAACTCCAACACTCGATGCCGACAAAGAAGCATTCGAAAAGGTTCAggtaaatgaaaatttttcgtgataaatcaattttacaatTATAGTTTTCTAACTGGACAGAACGTTTTAAGAAATccaattaattttcaaaagtaACTTCAAACTTTCACCAACTTCAAACTAACAACAATAATGTCAACTAAGCATTTGGTGATTTcatttatacttttagtattttatCTAAATATCAGAAACTACCATTTGGAAATTGTCATTTTGAAGTAATTTCTTCCGATAATATGTTGGTGTTTATGAGGTTATGTTCATCTCAACTCAGCATCCCatcttttaataaaacaacaattagTCATACATGGCTCATAATTCAATCAGTCTGTTGTTAGAAACTTTCTACCTCCATATTTTAAACTTCAATTAACGTATTTCAGAGCTAGCTTTAACCATTTTCTAAGCAACTTCAGTATGTGTTACCACTTGCAATGTTTCCATAACAACGCGTCTGATGCAGCAATTAGCGTAATCGTCCCAAAAAGTGGTGACGCATTTCCTGGCAGCTTCCTGAGTCACGTCACTTGTATTGAGTTGATCATAGGCAGCTTGTGGTAAGAAAATGAACATCTTTCTTAGCTGTAGCTGATTGGCAGAACTAGCAAACATATAGATATTTACATATGTATCAAGTTTAAAGTTTGGCCATGAGACACAATCAGTCAATCATACATATTTAGATCATAAATGCAAGATTTAGGATAATTGAGTAATGTGTGTAGTATATCCATTTGTACATGCAATGATAGCATCGTGTGTATAGTAGGTGGATTACTGGCACTTCTGCTGTGCACAAAGTACcgaaatatttctttgcagTCAGATAATGAAGAATAAGACATTAAAATGGTGTTCAGTAAAGTTCAGTTTTAGGACTCCTTGTATATatgtaattaataatttagCACACAATCTCAGTTGCGTAGTCTGGTTACAGCTCTTGCTTATTTAGttttttgatgttatttttatcGAAGTTACTGTATCGGTGTAGCAACTAGTGCTGCTGCAGATCTCATAATGAAGAAAGCAGCATCTTTGGATGAGCTTCGTGATAGAAAGCCTGCAAATACCCTTCAAATAAGAAGAGAAGATGTTGTAAGAATTTATTGATCAATCTTTGAGCCTTCAATTGCTGATAAGCCACTCTTTGTccttttcaataaaattgttatatATAGGATAGTTTCACACAATATTTCTGCTACcagtgaaaacattttattctgTGTCCAGCATGTTTATATGCTCCATTGTGAAATGATTAATTCTGCTCAATGACCAAATAATTAAACCTACTCATGTTTTATGGCCACATAGTAATTCTTTGTTAGTTCAAGCATTGTATTTATAtctatatgtatatatatatagagaGAGGGTATATAATTACCGatgttttaatatttgcagACGATAAGCATCCAAAAAGCGATAAATGCCGTTGAATGTGCTGCCAAAGAAAAACACGTGCGAAGTAAGATTGTCAAAATGCAGCATTATACATAATGTATGGGTTTGATCCTTTCATGCGTTACGTGCATAATGTGCTTCACTGCTTTTTTAGCTTGTAACTTCAACATTGGTTCACATGTGGTGAGATATTGGCGTGTCCCAATTATGACAAGATGATTAATTATCGTTCTCTCTTTTCATTATTTGTTCTACAAACTCTGTTTGCTTTTAATGGCTCTTGCTTTGAAAAAGCTACGTTCAGACAAACACACAACCACACACCAGCCCTGGTAATCAATATCTTATATGACCCTAAGGAGCCTCAAGAGCAATATTGAACCGAAAAACTCATAATCTTTGTGATGTTTGATATTGGTAGCATTTATTGATCAGCAACATAATGAGACAAAGACAACATTATGCTGTATTCTAAGCAATTAATACATATCTGATGACGACGGCTATCACATTCTACTTTCTCATTGCTCTCACTTGATTTTATTCAGATGCGATTCTGGGAACTTACCAGGACAAGGGAGCTCAGATGTTCTGGCATGTGGTCAGGCGGTTGCCGTTGTCCACCCAGTCCATCATTGCTTGGAAGTTCTGCCACGTGCTGCATAAAGTGCTGAGAGACGGACACGCGAACGTGAGCctttttgcacttttgaaGCTGATTATATTCAACTTACTATGCTCGTTTTGTTGTACAGTTacgatattttttgttttcaggttTTACGAGATTCCTTGAAATACAGACAGCAGCTGAAAGATTTGGGAAAGAATTGGGTgaattattttgatgtttttactTCTTTGTAGAGCTGTCAATTAGCACTAGAACAAGTTACAGGGatttaaaattcaaacaatgTTGTGTAGTAGTTGCCATAATCTGCATAAGCCATTTCAAAATGCACGAACGCAGACTGCAGTGTTCTGCATAATCTCACAATCGAACACTTTAAAGACTATCGTTGTTGTTCTATCTGCAGTCTCACATGCAGCGTGGATATGGAAGGTTG contains the following coding sequences:
- the LOC143450434 gene encoding D-2-hydroxyglutarate dehydrogenase, mitochondrial-like, with the translated sequence MRLLQALSKFAASKSLIRNVRAAFSQTPLTSDTYKVERGNYGEIASEDISIFSDIVGCSHVVADPSDLEGNNIDWLKTVRGQSKLMVKPKSTKEVSEILKHCNERNLAVCPQGGNTGLVGGSVPVFDEVILSTQRMNKIISIDPISGVLVCQAGCILETANKELAGHGLIAPLDLGAKGSCHLGGNISTNAGGLRLLRYGSLRGTVLGVEAVLSDGKVLDCLSTLRKDNTGYDLKQLMIGSEGTLGVVTALSILCPQKPASVNVAFLGVESFEKVLKIQQCARKDLGEILSAVEFMDSECMRNVTHHLNMTNPIADCPFYILIETSGSNASHDEEKLGRFLEEVMDAGIADDGTLATDYTKMEAIWGLRERMAEAMLHDGYNFKYDFSLPTDKMYDLVRASREHLKGICKSVVGYGHLGDGNLHLNITCEKYSRDIHSAVEPFVYEWTSRHKGSVSAEHGLGFKKRQYMAYTKSKEEIMMMKKIKQLFDPKGILNPYKMLPDNF
- the LOC143449267 gene encoding cancer-related nucleoside-triphosphatase homolog, which produces MPRHHIFLTGVPGVGKTTLIKKIVKALQDKGRILNGFYTEELRENGSRTGFDVVSLDGSRSPLARIRKDATYKKQPTVGKYAVKLDEFERTAIPLLKHEVRADRNVVVVIDEVGKMELFSKVFQSKVSQLLNCSEVVVLGTIPVKKSFPIQFVEEIRQRADVRVFEITFQNRNNIFEEIINSLLV